In Streptomyces sp. NBC_00448, the following are encoded in one genomic region:
- a CDS encoding aldo/keto reductase: MADRRHTAPAAERAGLPRLGLGCAPFGNMFRVRSDEEVERALEAAWAAGVRHFDTAPHYGLGLSERRLGRFLATKPRSEFTLSTKVGRLLGEDPRWDGRSTDPEGFVVPARYRRTWGFGPDDIRAGLEDSLGRLGTDRVDVLYLHDPERSDDAQAVPRGMAALAGLREEGLVTSIGAGSMDPGTLVATVETGLADVVMVANRYTLLDNGAAPDLDSACARHGTVMVAAAVFHSGLLARSPREDATFDYHQVPADVLARARRIEAVCLAHGVELPAAALRYPLLDAHVAAVVVGADSPEQVHENVARVGARIPDALWDDLDEQRLVPRRGRP; encoded by the coding sequence ATGGCGGACCGCCGCCACACCGCACCGGCGGCCGAGCGCGCCGGACTGCCGCGACTCGGCCTCGGATGCGCGCCGTTCGGCAACATGTTCCGGGTCCGCTCCGACGAGGAGGTCGAGCGCGCGCTCGAAGCGGCGTGGGCCGCCGGCGTACGGCACTTCGACACGGCACCCCACTACGGGCTCGGCCTCTCCGAGCGCCGACTGGGCCGCTTTCTGGCGACCAAGCCGCGCTCGGAGTTCACCCTGTCCACGAAGGTGGGGCGGCTGCTGGGGGAGGACCCGCGGTGGGACGGCCGGTCAACGGACCCCGAGGGGTTCGTGGTTCCCGCGCGGTACCGCAGGACCTGGGGCTTCGGCCCGGACGACATCCGGGCCGGCCTCGAGGACTCGCTCGGCCGGCTCGGAACGGACCGGGTGGACGTCCTCTACCTCCACGACCCGGAGCGCTCGGACGACGCCCAGGCCGTTCCCCGCGGCATGGCCGCCCTGGCCGGACTGCGCGAGGAGGGTCTGGTCACCTCGATCGGCGCCGGCTCGATGGACCCGGGCACCCTGGTCGCCACGGTCGAGACCGGCCTGGCCGATGTCGTCATGGTCGCGAACCGGTACACGCTCCTCGACAACGGCGCGGCGCCCGATCTGGACTCCGCGTGCGCGCGGCACGGCACGGTGATGGTCGCCGCCGCCGTCTTCCACAGCGGGCTGCTGGCCCGGTCGCCTCGCGAGGACGCCACGTTCGACTACCACCAGGTGCCCGCCGACGTGCTCGCCCGCGCACGGCGGATCGAGGCGGTCTGCCTCGCCCACGGTGTCGAACTCCCCGCGGCCGCCCTGCGGTACCCCCTCCTCGACGCGCACGTGGCCGCAGTGGTCGTGGGCGCGGACAGCCCCGAGCAGGTCCACGAGAACGTCGCCCGCGTCGGGGCGCGCATCCCCGACGCCCTGTGGGACGACCTCGACGAGCAGCGGCTCGTCCCCCGGCGCGGACGGCCGTAG
- a CDS encoding sugar kinase, with protein MTAAGGPEVVTIGETMAALRATGPIRLGPAMELSVAGAESNVAIGLARLGHRAGWVGRVGDDAFGTLVLRTLRAEEVDVTHARVDTDGRATGLLVREDGIGDLAKVAYYRAGSAGSAIRPEEVLPALRPGLRVLHLTGITPALGPSAAEAVAAAATRARELGALVCLDVNYRAGLWNPEQARRLLLPLARTADLLVASADELHLISDDPALDESDAVAALVARGRREVVVTRGGDGASATDAHGTVSVAAHPVRVNDVIGAGDAFVAGYLSALLDGLDMAARLQRAASTGAFAVAGRGDWEGLPTRADLALLDQPAGTTLR; from the coding sequence ATGACCGCCGCCGGCGGCCCTGAGGTCGTCACCATCGGGGAGACCATGGCCGCGCTGCGCGCCACCGGCCCGATCAGGCTCGGCCCGGCGATGGAACTGTCCGTCGCCGGCGCGGAGTCCAACGTCGCGATCGGCCTCGCCCGGCTCGGCCACCGGGCCGGATGGGTGGGACGCGTCGGGGACGACGCGTTCGGCACGCTGGTGCTGCGCACCCTGCGCGCCGAAGAGGTCGACGTCACCCACGCGCGCGTCGACACCGACGGACGCGCCACCGGCCTCCTGGTCCGCGAGGACGGCATCGGGGACCTCGCCAAAGTCGCCTACTACCGTGCGGGGTCGGCCGGATCGGCCATCCGGCCCGAGGAGGTGCTGCCCGCTCTGCGCCCCGGGCTGCGCGTCCTGCACCTGACCGGAATCACCCCGGCCCTCGGCCCGTCTGCCGCCGAAGCCGTGGCAGCGGCGGCGACGCGCGCACGGGAACTGGGCGCCCTGGTCTGCCTGGACGTCAACTACCGTGCCGGGCTGTGGAATCCGGAGCAGGCCAGGAGGCTCCTGCTGCCGCTGGCCCGCACCGCCGACCTGCTCGTCGCGTCCGCCGACGAACTGCACCTGATCAGCGACGATCCCGCGCTGGACGAGAGCGACGCGGTCGCCGCGCTGGTCGCCCGCGGACGGCGCGAGGTGGTGGTCACCCGTGGCGGCGACGGCGCGAGCGCGACCGACGCCCACGGCACCGTCAGCGTCGCCGCCCACCCGGTCCGGGTCAACGACGTGATCGGCGCCGGCGACGCCTTCGTCGCCGGTTACCTCTCGGCCCTGCTCGACGGGCTGGACATGGCAGCCAGGCTCCAACGGGCCGCGTCCACCGGCGCCTTCGCCGTCGCCGGCCGCGGCGACTGGGAGGGCCTGCCCACGCGCGCGGACCTCGCGCTCCTCGACCAGCCCGCCGGGACGACGCTGCGCTAG
- a CDS encoding dihydrodipicolinate synthase family protein, translating to MSADPTTGADLLRGVMPVLEVPFTAGGDLDLDSFERLVRHVLDTGVTAVMFPGFASEFHKLSDAERDLLTARLLDLTTARPDVAAVVSIPDHATRLAVERATAAVDAGADAINLLPPHFLAPPADEVRRHVTAILTAVAPTPVVLQYAPAQTGSSFTADALRALAADHPNLVAVKIETPLPGRLAEDLAAGTPGLRSFTGYAGLQLADGLRRGVDGVQPGCSFTEIYQEIWRLWHSGDEARALRLHARLVPYLAYWMQEVELIIMVEKVVSARRGLIDDPHCRHPARSLDPQEIGGVDRFLAEFDALLRPRRNRSGS from the coding sequence ATGAGTGCGGACCCGACCACCGGCGCCGACCTGCTGCGCGGGGTGATGCCCGTCCTCGAAGTGCCCTTCACCGCGGGCGGCGACCTCGACCTCGACAGCTTCGAGCGCCTGGTGCGCCACGTCCTGGACACCGGCGTCACGGCCGTCATGTTCCCCGGCTTCGCCAGCGAGTTCCACAAACTGAGCGACGCCGAACGGGACCTGCTCACCGCCCGCCTGCTCGACCTCACCACGGCCCGCCCCGACGTGGCGGCCGTGGTGTCGATCCCCGACCACGCCACCCGCCTCGCGGTCGAGCGCGCCACCGCCGCCGTCGACGCCGGCGCCGACGCGATCAACCTCCTGCCGCCGCACTTCCTCGCCCCTCCGGCCGACGAGGTGCGCCGGCACGTGACGGCGATCCTGACCGCTGTCGCCCCCACACCCGTGGTCCTGCAGTACGCCCCGGCGCAGACCGGGTCGTCCTTCACCGCGGACGCCCTGCGCGCCCTGGCCGCGGACCACCCGAACCTGGTGGCCGTCAAGATCGAGACACCGCTGCCGGGCCGGCTCGCGGAGGACCTCGCGGCCGGCACCCCGGGCTTGCGCTCCTTCACCGGCTACGCCGGACTCCAACTGGCCGACGGGCTGCGGCGGGGCGTCGACGGCGTGCAGCCGGGATGCTCCTTCACGGAGATCTACCAGGAGATCTGGCGGCTATGGCATTCCGGCGACGAGGCCCGGGCCCTGCGCCTCCACGCCCGCCTGGTGCCCTACCTTGCGTACTGGATGCAGGAGGTCGAGTTGATCATCATGGTGGAGAAGGTCGTCTCGGCCCGCCGCGGACTCATCGACGACCCCCATTGCCGCCATCCGGCGCGCAGCCTGGACCCGCAGGAGATCGGCGGTGTCGACCGGTTCCTGGCCGAGTTCGACGCGCTCCTGCGGCCCCGGCGGAACAGGAGCGGATCATGA
- a CDS encoding bifunctional 4-hydroxy-2-oxoglutarate aldolase/2-dehydro-3-deoxy-phosphogluconate aldolase, with protein MKPTELPHRTLAIVRGSDRQAALRTVVTLAEEGITCAEVSLTTTDALWVIRQARRELGPGAHLGAGTVLTAADAAKAADAGAGFLVTPGLGNDLREAMPLELPTLIGALTPSEVVAAHECGALAVKLFPASLGGPSYLRALRDPFPAIPFVPVGGVDARAARAFLAAGAVAVGAGTPLVGDAAHGGDLAALRRRVAHWRTALAEEVTA; from the coding sequence ATGAAACCGACCGAACTGCCGCACCGAACCCTCGCCATCGTGCGCGGAAGCGATCGCCAGGCCGCGCTGCGCACGGTGGTCACCCTCGCCGAGGAGGGCATCACCTGCGCCGAGGTCTCGCTCACCACCACCGACGCGCTGTGGGTGATCCGGCAGGCCCGCCGCGAACTCGGCCCCGGCGCCCACCTCGGCGCCGGCACCGTCCTGACCGCGGCCGACGCCGCGAAGGCCGCCGACGCGGGGGCGGGCTTCCTCGTCACCCCCGGGCTCGGCAACGACCTGCGCGAGGCCATGCCACTGGAACTGCCCACGCTGATCGGTGCCCTGACGCCCAGCGAGGTCGTCGCCGCGCACGAGTGCGGAGCGCTCGCGGTCAAGCTCTTCCCCGCCTCGCTCGGCGGCCCCTCGTATCTCAGGGCGCTGCGCGATCCCTTTCCGGCGATCCCGTTCGTGCCCGTCGGCGGTGTCGACGCCCGCGCCGCGCGCGCCTTCCTCGCCGCCGGTGCCGTGGCCGTCGGCGCCGGCACCCCACTGGTCGGCGACGCGGCCCACGGCGGGGACCTGGCAGCGCTGCGCCGGCGCGTCGCGCACTGGCGTACCGCGCTGGCCGAGGAGGTCACGGCATGA
- a CDS encoding IlvD/Edd family dehydratase — translation MSPLRSSAWWDEPGKAGFIARHHMRQLGLTRDQLRGKPVVGICNSWSELSPCNAHLRVLAESVRRGITAAGGLALEFPTMSIGEPLMRPTSMMFRNLMSMDVEETIRANPLDAVVLLGGCDKTLPAQLMGAVSVDLPAIALSGGPMLTGRFRGRTVGSGTDIWRMSEELRAGRITQSDFDEFEGCLARSAGHCMTMGTASTMGCVTEALGLSLPGAAALPAADARRAQLAEESGARAVELAREGLRPSDILTERAFTNAVVVNAAIGGSTNAVLHLLAIAGRAGVPLTLDDIDTLGRRVPLLADLMPSGRFLMEDFAYAGGLPALMAELGDLLDHDAPTVNGQTLGANIQGHQVWNREVIRPVDDPVQPVGSGTVVLRGNLAPDGAVLKQSAASPHLLRHRGPALVFDDIEEYLRAADDPDLPVDAGTVLVVRNLGPRGYPGMPELGNLPMPAKLLAEGVTDMVRISDARMSGTAYGTVILHVAPESSVGGPLALVRTGDTIELDVAARSLRVDVTDTELAERRAEWTAPQRTDTRGWTRLYVDRVLQADRGVDLDFLVGGSGDQPGKVPF, via the coding sequence ATGAGCCCCCTGCGGAGTTCGGCCTGGTGGGACGAGCCCGGCAAGGCCGGCTTCATCGCCCGCCACCACATGCGCCAACTCGGGCTCACCCGCGACCAGTTGCGCGGGAAGCCCGTGGTGGGCATCTGCAACAGCTGGTCCGAACTGTCCCCGTGCAACGCGCACCTGCGGGTGCTGGCCGAATCCGTGCGCCGCGGGATCACCGCCGCGGGCGGCCTGGCCCTGGAGTTCCCGACGATGTCCATCGGCGAGCCCCTGATGCGGCCCACGTCGATGATGTTCCGCAACCTGATGAGCATGGACGTCGAGGAGACCATCCGCGCCAACCCCCTGGACGCGGTGGTGCTCCTCGGCGGCTGCGACAAGACGCTGCCCGCGCAGCTCATGGGAGCGGTGAGCGTCGACCTGCCCGCCATCGCGCTGTCCGGCGGCCCGATGCTGACCGGACGCTTCCGGGGCCGGACGGTCGGCTCCGGCACCGACATCTGGCGGATGAGCGAGGAGTTGCGCGCCGGCCGCATCACGCAGTCCGACTTCGACGAGTTCGAAGGCTGCCTCGCCCGCTCGGCCGGCCACTGCATGACGATGGGCACCGCCTCCACCATGGGCTGCGTCACCGAAGCGCTCGGGCTCTCGCTGCCCGGCGCCGCCGCCCTGCCCGCCGCCGACGCCCGCCGCGCCCAACTCGCCGAGGAGTCCGGCGCCCGCGCGGTCGAACTCGCCCGCGAGGGCCTGCGCCCGTCGGACATCCTCACCGAGAGGGCCTTCACCAACGCCGTCGTCGTCAACGCCGCCATCGGCGGCTCGACCAACGCGGTGCTGCACCTGCTCGCGATCGCGGGCCGGGCGGGCGTGCCCCTCACCCTCGACGACATCGACACCCTGGGCCGCCGGGTGCCGCTGCTCGCCGACCTGATGCCCAGCGGCCGCTTCCTCATGGAGGACTTCGCCTACGCCGGCGGCCTTCCCGCGCTCATGGCCGAACTCGGCGATCTGCTGGACCACGACGCGCCGACCGTCAACGGGCAGACCCTCGGCGCGAACATCCAGGGCCATCAGGTCTGGAACCGCGAGGTGATCCGCCCGGTCGACGATCCGGTCCAGCCCGTCGGCAGCGGCACCGTGGTGCTGCGCGGGAACCTGGCACCGGACGGCGCGGTGCTCAAGCAGTCCGCGGCCTCGCCGCATCTGCTCCGCCACCGCGGCCCCGCCCTGGTCTTCGACGACATCGAGGAGTACCTGCGCGCCGCCGACGACCCCGACCTGCCGGTGGACGCCGGCACGGTCCTCGTCGTCCGCAACCTCGGCCCCCGCGGCTACCCGGGCATGCCCGAACTCGGCAACCTGCCCATGCCCGCCAAGCTGCTGGCCGAGGGCGTCACCGACATGGTCCGCATCTCCGACGCGCGGATGAGCGGCACCGCCTACGGCACCGTCATCCTGCACGTGGCACCGGAGTCCTCCGTCGGAGGGCCGCTCGCCCTGGTACGCACCGGCGACACGATCGAACTCGACGTCGCCGCCCGCAGCCTGCGCGTGGACGTCACCGACACCGAACTCGCCGAACGCCGCGCGGAGTGGACCGCCCCGCAGCGCACGGACACCCGCGGCTGGACGCGGCTGTACGTCGACCGCGTCCTGCAGGCCGACCGCGGCGTCGACCTCGACTTCCTGGTCGGCGGGTCCGGCGACCAGCCCGGAAAGGTGCCCTTCTGA